The genomic region TCGATTGCAGGCCTGAAAAACCAGTGCTGTCATTGCCCTACGGAGCCGTTGGCGCAAAAACGAATGACGTTCATTTTGCGTGCTATAGCCCCGGCCCGCAATGCGTCAGATGAGCCAAACGGGTCTCGTTGCGATATTCGAAGGAGCAACACCTGCGGCAATTATTAGGAAATTAATGCCCTGGTTTTCTCGCTTGCGATTTGGCCGCTCCATCCGATCACGCATTGCCCCCAAGGTCGACTCGCAGCGCCTGCATGGAAATTGAGCGTCGCGACGGACTCAGCCATTCGCTGCATTCCGGTTGATGAAAAGACGGAACTCACGTTTGCAAGCGGCAACCTTTTTGCCTGGAAGACAATCGCGAGATCAATCGATGCATTTCAGGCGAATAGAGCCTGCGGACGTAATTCGCCACGTGCGAGCAAGACGGGCCGCTAGAACCTCCTCTCTCTAGGCCACGCACGCTGAATCGTACTAATGGTTTAATTGCAATGTCTCGATCGCGCTTGCGTCGAATGCTGATCACTTGCATGCCATCGCGATAATCGTCTTTCAAAAAGCGCCTCGGCCATTTTCAAAAAACGCGTGGTAATTCTTCGCTTAGTCCGCCTCGAAACAGCTTTATGCCGATTTTATTATTCAAAAGTCGCAGTGATATTTTAAAATTCCGGTTCCTAAGTGCCATTCGGAAATGTGGCAAATTAAGCGATCTTTCACTCCTGTGGCGTACTATTGAACTACGTGCAAGCAGTGACGTGTCGTGCCGCAGCATTGCGTTCGTACGTGAGAATTTGCGTCATGGTGGGGAAGGTTATGCCGACACTGCTCGCGATCGATGATTCGCCAAGCGTCCGGCAGATGATCCGGGTAACATTCGTAAGCGCCGGCTTCGATATCATAGAAGCATCCGACGGGCTCGAGGGCCTGCAAAAGGCGACGTCCAATCTCGTCGACATCGTCGTGACGGATCTCAACATGCCACGAATGAACGGCCTCGCGTTCATTCGGCATTTGCGCGCGCGACCATCCTATCACGGTCTGCCCATTATCGTATTGACAACCGAGTCCGATCAGGCCGCGCGTAAAGAAGCCAGTGCCGCGGGCGCGTCGGCGTGGATCACTAAGCCGTTCAGCGCACAGGGGCTTCTCGATATCGCGAGCGGATTTTTGAAATGATCGAATTCTCCGGCTCAGAATCTGAGCATGAACTTATCGTACGTCTCAGTCAGCTGGCGATTTGTGATCCGTTGACTGGCCTACACAATCGCGGAACGCTCAAAGAATTATTCGCAAGAATTCTCGAGCAAGCGACGATCGACCGGCAAACCGTCGGAATTCTCTATATCGACCTCGACGATTTTCGTGCCGTTAACAAGTTGCATGGCCAGGCGGTCGGAGATGTCATCATCAGCCGCATCGCCAACCGTCTGCGTTCGATCTCTAGCGACACCGACACGATCGTGCGCACCGGCGGCGACGAATTTTTGCTGATCTCCCCCAGCGATAAACCGGACTGCGAGTTTAGCGCGAAGGCGCATCACATCGTTGACACGCTGCGCGAGCCCCACGTCCTCGAAAACGGCAAGACGATCCGCGTCACGGCTTGTGTCGGCACCGCACTCTTTCCCATCCACGGGGCCGATCATGAGGAGTTAATCGCCGCGGCCGAATTGGCGCTCCACCACGCCAAGAAAATCGGCGATGAGGTCATGGCGTTTTCCCCTGAGATGCTGAATACAGAGCACCGGCGTCTGATCTTCGAACATGACGTCAGCCTCTCGCTGGAACGGGGCGAGCTTTCCCTCGCCTTCCAACCCCAGGCGGAAGCCTCAACGTCCGCCATCAGTGGATTTGAAGCGCTTGCGCGTTGGCAGCATCCCGATTTTGGTCCGGTGTCTCCCGCCGATTTTATCCCCGCGGCCGAGGCATCCGGAGCCATCGGCGCCATCGGCGCCTATGTCCTGCGTGAGGCTTGCCGCGAAGCCTCCTCGTGGAAAAACGGTCTTCGCATTGCTGTCAACGTATCGCCCGTGCAAATCGAACGCGGCGATTTCGTACAGGTCGTCAGAAACGCGCTCATCGAAACCGGTTTGGCGCCGGAACGCCTTGAAATCGAAGTGACCGAGAGCCTGTTCATCCAGAACCTCGCTTACGCGTCGAAGGTTCTCACTGGGGTTAAGGACCTCGGCGTCAGCGTTGCGCTCGATGACTTCGGCACCGGCTATTCGTCGCTCGGCACGCTCCGCGCTTTCCCGTTCGACCGCATCAAGATCGATCGGAGTTTCGTCTTCGATATGGTTCGCAATTCCAACGCGGCTGCAATCGTCGATTCCGTGCTTGGGCTTGGACGCGCGATGGGTTTGACGGTCGTTGCTGAAGGCGTCGAAACAGAAGAACAACTGAAACTTCTACGAACGCTCGGATGCCAGCAGATCCAGGGCTATCTTATCGGCAAGCCGATGCCGGCGGGACATTACGCCGCCGTCACCGGTAAAGTCTCCAATCATACATCGCCAGTTATGGTCTGACTCGTGCGCAACAGTGCTTGTGCCGAACGCGCAAACTTTCGGCCGTCATACCAAATTGGACACCCGCATTTCGATGATTGAGGCAATCTTAGGCCATCTGGAAACTTCGCGAAGCCAGATCGAGGGGAAATTCTCGCGCGCCGGAACGATACTCGAATCCGCCGTCTCTTTGATCAGTCAGCAGCTCGAATACCTTCAGCAGTTGAGTAACCTTCTTGACGGCGAAGCTGTTGGAGAAGCGACGCGGGAACTCTCCGCCGCCGCCGAAGAGCTGCGGTCTCTGCCGAATATGCTCAGTGAGCGCGGGCAAGAGCTGCGCGATCTGGAATGCCGAAGCGCTGAATTGCTGCGCGATATCGAAGATATGCGAAGCCTTCTGCGCTACCTTCTGGTCTTCGCCCTCAACTTGAAGATCACTGCCGCCGACGATCAGCAAGACGCCCAACAGTTTCACGCCTTTTCTCAGGAAATGCGGACCAGAATCGAGGTCGGCGGCACCGAACTCAATGACATCGATATGCGGCTCAACGGTCTTCTTGACCAGGTCCGCGCGGCGCTGAAGCTTGAATCTGGCCTCGCCGAAGAAGTCTCCGCGATGGTTCCGGCCGTTCCCAATCATTTGGCGGACGATGCGACCGCGATCCGGGTGCATCAAAAGCAGATCGCCGACATGACCGGTGAAGCCTCTGCGCTTGCGCAAAATATCCAGCTCAAGGTCGTCGATGCGCTATCGTCGCTTCAAATTGGAGATATATCGCGGCAGCGCATCGAGCACATTCAGAATGGGCTCAATCTCCTGACCGAAGCCGATTCTCGCTTGGCGCAAGACGGGCTCTCGGACGAC from Hyphomicrobium sp. MC1 harbors:
- a CDS encoding bifunctional diguanylate cyclase/phosphodiesterase, which gives rise to MIEFSGSESEHELIVRLSQLAICDPLTGLHNRGTLKELFARILEQATIDRQTVGILYIDLDDFRAVNKLHGQAVGDVIISRIANRLRSISSDTDTIVRTGGDEFLLISPSDKPDCEFSAKAHHIVDTLREPHVLENGKTIRVTACVGTALFPIHGADHEELIAAAELALHHAKKIGDEVMAFSPEMLNTEHRRLIFEHDVSLSLERGELSLAFQPQAEASTSAISGFEALARWQHPDFGPVSPADFIPAAEASGAIGAIGAYVLREACREASSWKNGLRIAVNVSPVQIERGDFVQVVRNALIETGLAPERLEIEVTESLFIQNLAYASKVLTGVKDLGVSVALDDFGTGYSSLGTLRAFPFDRIKIDRSFVFDMVRNSNAAAIVDSVLGLGRAMGLTVVAEGVETEEQLKLLRTLGCQQIQGYLIGKPMPAGHYAAVTGKVSNHTSPVMV
- a CDS encoding response regulator — its product is MPTLLAIDDSPSVRQMIRVTFVSAGFDIIEASDGLEGLQKATSNLVDIVVTDLNMPRMNGLAFIRHLRARPSYHGLPIIVLTTESDQAARKEASAAGASAWITKPFSAQGLLDIASGFLK